The Mercenaria mercenaria strain notata chromosome 1, MADL_Memer_1, whole genome shotgun sequence nucleotide sequence CTTGCaagcaatgaagaggcagacagtctggctaagctaggagctcagtcagaacaaccaacagaacctgtgagttacaaggagaaagtcaccatcatcaaggcactaacgagaccaaggatggaggaagatgcttttcatctccttgatcggtctgaacaagtgatgacggtcaggctccgctcagggcacaacaagctcaatgctcacatgtacaagaaatacagactgacatcatcgccaacttgtcagactgcggagcatatacttccgagatgtaaaaggcatgaccaggagcgaactgcgacttggccaatagatacctcaatccaccagaaactgtacgGAGGCATTggggatctgcggcaaaccacaagtttcatcgaggctactggtctgacagtgtagtcgcgaacgaaaagaagatgaagaagaagaagttcGTACGACTTACTAACTCGTATGAATGACTTACATATGGTAACTCCCAAGTAACTCGttcgtacgacttactatcttcTATGTATGTCTTATATTTAGTAACTCCCACGTACGACACAATAACTCGTTCGTACAACTTTCTAACTCGTATGTATGATTTACATGTAGCAACTCCCAAGTAAGACATTGTAACTCTAACATACATCGTACAAACTCATATAGATGACGTACATGTAGCAACCACCAAGTTAGACATAGTAACATACAACTTACTATATCGTATACATGATTTAAATGTAGTTATTCCCACATAAGACATAGTAACTGGTACATACAACGTACAAACTCGTATACATGACTTACACGTAGTAACTCCAAAGTAAGACATagtaaatcctacatacaacgtaCAAACTCGTATACATGACTTACATGTTGTACCCCCACGTAAGACTTAGTAACTCGTATATACACCTTACTAACTCGTATACATAACTTACATGTAGCAACTCCCAAGTGAGACACAGTAACACGTACATACACGTACAAACTCATAAACATGACTTACATCTAGTAGTAACTCCCATGTAAGACATAGTAACTAGTACATATAACTTACTAACTCGTATACATGACTTGCATGTAGTAACTCCCAAGTAAGACATAGAATCTCGTATATACAACGTACAAACTCGTATACATGACTTACATGTAGCAACTCCAAAGTAAGACATAGTAACTCGTACATACAACTTACTAACTCGTATTTAAAACTTTATAACTCGTTCGCTCGACTTATTAACTCCTATGTATGACTTACATATCGCAACTCCCACGTAAGACACAGTGACTCGTACGTGTAAGACTTACTATCTCCTATGTATTACATAATTACTCCCAAGTAATTTCTACGTAGAACTTGCTTTATGTTTTAATGTAGGAGTTAATCAGTCGTGGCAATTTCCGCGCAAAGACGCATTTTCTAGTGTTATTTCAACAATGTTCGGCCCTTTAGGTTGTTCATATGAGCACATGACTTTAAGGTACGAACGGACACGCGTAATCGCACGGACATTACCGATTGTCATTAATGAACTCGTTTGGTCGATTTTTTTACATGCATCtacctgggcccagttgttcggaACTTTAACAAGCGATTAAactaacggttgattaacttttagagttatttTTCGGCATTTCAGACGACTTTGAAAAACGAAAGTATGGGGTAAGAATTTTGAACAATGAAAGCTCATTACAATAGAATCAAAACATTtcactagtgtttcccaccaagtctagtattttgaattaaaatttaactggcgattagtttaacagccgattaaagtttcgaacaaccgaCCCCAGATGGTGTAAGCAAACAGTACTGAAAACGATTCTGTCACATGTTAAGATAATTTAAGCATATTTGCCATCATCTGTTCATAACATTCcgaatttaaaacaagaaaacaagagaAAAACACATTGCTAATGCCAATGAAACAGACAAATTTCCAGCAGCACTTGTGATTGTCCCGTCCTCACAATTTCCCTTGCCGTCCCCTTGTACAGCATCAACAAGATCCGGAAATACTTCCAGCCAGAAGTTAGCCTCTTCCGCATAGAAATGTTGTTTGACAGATTCATTAGACATGGATTTGTCCAGCACCAGATCATCTCCGATTTCCGTGCTGTATTGCGGCCAGGACGGTGAAACTAATTCAGGTCCGTTTGGATTgctgaaatattgaaaaacagacgaaaaacataaatatacagGTATCTTTTTGGGGTCATTTGGCTGCAATGGAATTGAATGAAGACAAATAAACACACAGAACCGGGAGGAATATGTGGTATACGGAACGAGCAGTTTGAATTtacaaacatcaaaaaaaaaaggaatcatATCGAATATTTTCGAATTATTATAAATTGACAGGTCGATTTTAAAAAGGTCTTTTATGTTATCTTTAAggaattttaaacttttgaagtaTATTTGTTACGTAAATAATTATCCATGTtttgacgttgtttttttttgaaacacaAAATCAAATTCAATCCAAAATATGCTGTTTTACCCAGATTTGACGAAATTTGTCCAATATGTCATCATTTTGATCATGAGTTCATTTTCCCAAGCATTCTCATCACCAACACCAAGGAAGCCAAATGATCCCATAATAAACGTGATTTCGTCAGCGTGGCCAGCTCCTGGTATCCAGCTTGGTGTTGGTAAAGCCCGGATAGATGGTTTTGGCGCGAAATGGTACATAAAGTTTCTAGAAGCAGACGACACTTTATGAAGACGTGCCATTTGTATTGCTGGTACACCAAAAGTGGTATCACCTCCGAATTTATCTACCAGTAGGCGAATGGCGTTGTAGTCGTTAGGTTTATTCCAGTTCGTATACTGGGCCTCGACTAGCTGCATAATTTCTTGTGCAAATGCTGTATGATACGTAAAATTCATCAAAACGGGCAAGTACACTTCTCTCATTTCATCGCGTGATGGCTGCAAGTACTCTGTTTGTGCAAGGTCCAATTCAGACGGCAGTAAAGGCATAATATTAGGAAATAAAGACACTCCTTCGTTTGCATTAAAACCACTCAAAATATCCAGTGAGCGGAAAAATTCGATTTCTTCTAATCCTCGACCTTCAATAAGTTCAGACATCTTTGCAATATTCTGAGGGTTTATTTTAATCAGGTCACCATCGACTACTGGATTGAAGGAAACGCTGTGTCCCACTTCTTTTAAAACGGTTAGATAATCAACTGCACTTTTCTCCCTTAAGCATTGCATTTACTCATCTTTTGAGTAATATTCACATTTTAACCTATCAGCTATGGCTAACACGTCTTTAAATCCGTCTCTTTCCAAGTTTATAGCAGGTGCGGACATACTTCCACTTTGGGCAATGATTCTCTGGAAATATCCTCGATTGCCCGGAGAAAGAGCGTGCTGGATAACACTCATAGCACCGGCAGATTCACCAGCTATTGTTATTCTTTGAGTATCTCCTCCGAAGTCCTCAATGTTATCATGAACCCATTTGAAAGCCAAATGTTGGTCCCATAGACCATAATTGCCATGCGCGTTATCATCTCCAGTGCTGAGAAACCCAAATACGCCAACTCTGTAGTTAATAGTAACTACAATTATGTTACCCGCTAGAGAGAGGGTAGAAAAATCATACTGGCTTGCACCTCCTTCTTGAAACCCACCTCCATATACCCAAACCATTACAGCATGTCCAGATGTGCTATCGGCTGTTCGCTCGGGAACATATACATTAAGGTACAAACAATCCTCGTTCTGTTGTTCGACTGGAACCTCTGGATAAGCAATCTGTGGACAAAATGCGCTGTGACTCTGCGCATAAAACGGCGAAGGCAATGACGTCATAGGTTCCGGCTTGCGAAATCTCAGATCCCCAACTGGTGGTTTGGCAAAGGGAATACCGAGGTATTCGTGTACATTTTGGTAAGGTAATCCTAACTGAATAGTTTTCAATTTTCCAACAATTTCACCCAGTTTGCCGTTTATTATTGGATCCTGGGAATTTGCGAACACTACAAAGGTGGAAAATATCACCACGAATAAGTATAAAGTGTCCATATTCGTAGTCCAACCGCATTCACTGCGTCactgacagtaaataaattttatgaagcCTATAAATCTGAAgagtaaagtacatgtacaaatatttatttagttagtgaACCGGAACTGTACACTGTCCTACCTCGGACGTTCGatcggacgttctaacgaaacggtctttatgtgacaccccATTGTTCTCTTTATTGTtttaacagtcacataaaaagaaaaatagtcacataaacagaacggaatgaatgacatcaaagagaaagtaccgttctgcagtcacttaaccatcatttcgcgggcacgttAATACTATACAGGCAAACAGGCCACAAACTggctactttatttatttttagaatggctTACTCCTATACTCAGGTACGGAAGGTTGCCACCCGGGGAGAACTAGTTTGCAgtttttatcctaccctcatacaagatatagcacaaaattggcctgcctaataaactttgctttatctagtcagtgtcaagatatcacttttgcgggaacttttgaaatcacatattttatcaaattattgcaTTGAAACTGCCACcgttgtattggaaatgtttgaacttcgaaaatgagtggtcaaatcataggttttttatccagaaacaaaaaagttattgctattt carries:
- the LOC123540327 gene encoding juvenile hormone esterase-like, whose product is MDTLYLFVVIFSTFVVFANSQDPIINGKLGEIVGKLKTIQLGLPYQNVHEYLGIPFAKPPVGDLRFRKPEPMTSLPSPFYAQSHSAFCPQIAYPEVPVEQQNEDCLYLNVYVPERTADSTSGHAVMVWVYGGGFQEGGASQYDFSTLSLAGNIIVVTINYRVGVFGFLSTGDDNAHGNYGLWDQHLAFKWVHDNIEDFGGDTQRITIAGESAGAMSVIQHALSPGNRGYFQRIIAQSGSMSAPAINLERDGFKDVLAIADRLKCEYYSKDE